A single Anopheles funestus chromosome 2RL, idAnoFuneDA-416_04, whole genome shotgun sequence DNA region contains:
- the LOC125766429 gene encoding dehydrodolichyl diphosphate synthase complex subunit DHDDS → MAPSAAGVTPLRAPPTVTEPPAPTWVRESNLLWYHRWMIRVLQAGPIPTHVAFIMDGNRRYARKANIAKAEGHSAGFEKLSETLQWCLEVGISEVTVYAFSIENFKRTQEEVDTLMNLAREKFQRLLAERDKLHERGICIRIIGNWDLLEPDIRRSIAEAVLLTRHNRKAILNVAFAYTSRDEITHSIRTVAQAVGDGQLEPEDVNEELLTRCLYTKYSAEPDLLVRTSGEVRLSDFLLWQSATTVMYFTETLWPEFTIWHLLGAVFYYQRVRWRMLDVRKALDQYTHGGVELCGKRKERIGRFLEYVERQEEHQLVRLVRGTGIK, encoded by the coding sequence ATGGCTCCTTCCGCCGCAGGAGTTACCCCGCTCCGTGCACCACCCACAGTAACGGAACCACCTGCTCCGACCTGGGTCCGGGAGAGCAATCTGCTCTGGTACCATCGGTGGATGATCCGGGTGCTGCAGGCCGGTCCCATACCCACGCACGTCGCGTTCATCATGGACGGTAATCGGCGGTACGCCCGGAAAGCAAACATTGCCAAAGCGGAGGGCCATTCGGCCGGGTTCGAGAAACTTTCCGAAACACTGCAGTGGTGCCTGGAGGTGGGAATCAGCGAGGTAACGGTGTACGCGTTCAGCATCGAAAACTTCAAGCGCACACAGGAGGAGGTAGACACTTTGATGAATCTTGCGCGGGAAAAATTCCAACGACTGTTGGCCGAACGGGACAAGCTGCACGAGCGGGGCATCTGTATCCGAATCATCGGCAACTGGGATCTGCTGGAACCGGACATTCGGCGTAGCATCGCGGAAGCGGTACTGCTGACGCGCCACAACCGTAAGGCCATCCTGAATGTGGCGTTCGCGTACACGTCTCGGGACGAGATAACACATTCCATCCGTACCGTCGCGCAGGCCGTCGGCGATGGGCAGCTCGAACCGGAGGACGTCAACGAGGAGCTGCTGACGCGCTGCCTGTACACAAAGTATTCCGCCGAGCCGGATCTGCTGGTGCGTACATCCGGCGAGGTGCGGTTAAGTGATTTCCTGCTCTGGCAGTCGGCCACCACCGTCATGTACTTTACCGAGACGCTTTGGCCCGAGTTCACCATCTGGCATTTGCTCGGTGCCGTGTTCTACTATCAACGGGTACGCTGGCGAATGCTGGACGTGCGAAAAGCGCTAGACCAATACACTCACGGTGGTGTAGAATTGTGTGGAAAGCGAAAGGAACGCATCGGCCGTTTTTTGGAGTACGTGGAACGACAGGAAGAGCATCAACTGGTGCGGCTGGTACGGGGGACgggtataaaataa
- the LOC125766428 gene encoding uncharacterized protein LOC125766428: MVHIKTKPKTKNALPKGVPKLATHNTPPTEPGSGLIGKYQQVAEHHHELGPGIATGEACRITIRRKFGVQRDNRIRQKARSIKLTWYRTEQYSKLSHFIPGYHLGARTAKRFERTHYKKKMFKSRVCILVVASVLVASVSAFQVNNLPLKTVSKVHPVQHHVPVHHPLHHEPAAVPVDVVKHTSSSFRPASFLELFEIVLDCFNTLRIPLQRFPSYMSGIFPDDAETKCFLRCVAIKLGVYCDEAGADLDRHCVQFGLGECCENFSNRHLVCLQQNSLPCPDRCTAAYKQELCFQEPITKYLDYHFHELVGLMHQAKCSHDLKMLHP, translated from the coding sequence ATGGtgcatataaaaacaaaacccaaaacaaaaaatgcgctCCCTAAAGGGGTACCAAAATTGgccacacacaacacaccaccTACCGAACCCGGTAGTGGTTTGATAGGCAAATACCAGCAGGTAGCAGAGCACCATCACGAGCTTGGTCCGGGGATCGCTACTGGTGAAGCGTGCCGTATCACCATTCGGCGGAAATTTGGTGTCCAGCGAGACAATCGCATACGGCAGAAGGCCAGAAGTATAAAACTGACCTGGTACCGTACCGAGCAGTACAGTAAGTTGAGCCACTTCATACCAGGATATCATCTTGGGGCACGCACGGCAAAGCGGTTTGAGCGgacacattacaaaaaaaaaatgtttaaatcgCGCGTATGCATTTTGGTGGTCGCCAGTGTTTTGGTGGCCAGTGTTAGTGCTTTCCAGGTAAATAACCTTCCGCTCAAGACCGTTAGCAAAGTGCATCCGGTACAGCATCATGTGCCAGTGCATCATCCATTGCATCACGAACCCGCAGCCGTTCCGGTCGATGTTGTGAAACATACCAGCTCAAGCTTCCGGCCCGCTTCCTTCCTCGAGCTGTTCGAGATCGTGCTCGACTGCTTCAACACACTGCGCATTCCGCTGCAGCGGTTCCCATCCTACATGTCCGGTATCTTCCCGGACGATGCAGAAACCAAGTGCTTCCTGCGCTGCGTAGCCATCAAGCTCGGCGTGTACTGTGACGAGGCGGGAGCCGATCTCGATCGACACTGCGTACAGTTTGGGCTGGGCGAATGTTGCGAGAACTTCTCCAACCGGCATCTGGTCTGCCTGCAGCAGAACTCACTACCGTGCCCGGATCGGTGCACTGCTGCTTACAAGCAGGAGCTGTGCTTCCAGGAACCGATCACCAAGTATCTGGACTATCACTTCCACGAGCTGGTGGGACTGATGCATCAGGCCAAGTGCAGCCACGATCTGAAAATGTTGCACCCTTAA